The genomic segment ACGAGCAGTTCAGCGAGCGTCGCCTCGTCGAGCTGAAGACCCTGCATCCCGGCGCCGCCGTGCTGGCCCACCCCGAGTGCACCGCGGCCCTGCTGCGGCACGCCGACCGCATCGGTTCGACGACCGACCTGCTGCGCTTCGCCCGCGAGGCCGCGGCGACCGAGATCATCGTCCTGACCGAACCGGGGATCCTGCACCGGATGCGCCGCGAGAATCCCGGCCGCACCTTCCTGACGGTGCCGGGCGCCGACGAGTCCTGCAGCTGCAACGAGTGCCCCTACATGAAGCGCAACACGCTCGAGAAACTCTACCTGTGCCTGCGCGACCGCGCGCCCGAGATCGTGGTGCCCGAGGACCTGCGGGTCGCGGCGCTGCGGCCGATCGAGCGCATGCTCGCCCTGGGCTGACGGGGGGGGCGCGATGCCGGCAGGAACGCCCATCTACCTGGACCACCTGGCGACCACGCCCGTGGATCCCGTGGTGCTCGCCGCCATGACCGACGTGCTGCGCGAGCACTTCGGCAACGCCTCGAGCGGCACGCACGCCTTCGGCTGGTCGGCCCAGGCCCTGGCCGAGAACGCGCGGGCGGAGGTCGCCGCGCTCGTCGGCTGCGAACCGCGCGAGGTGGTCTTCACCAGCGGCGCCACCGAGGCCAACAACCTCGCGCTGCGGGGCACGGCGGACCTGTGGCCGCAGCCGGGCCGCATCGTGACCACCACCCTCGAGCACTCCTCGGTCGACCGCACCCTCGACGTCCTGGCGGCGCGCGGCTGGCAGGTGGTCCGCGTGCCCTGCGGCCCGGACGGCCTGGTCCCGGCCGCCGCGGTGGCCGACGCCCTGACC from the bacterium genome contains:
- a CDS encoding aminotransferase class V-fold PLP-dependent enzyme, producing the protein MPAGTPIYLDHLATTPVDPVVLAAMTDVLREHFGNASSGTHAFGWSAQALAENARAEVAALVGCEPREVVFTSGATEANNLALRGTADLWPQPGRIVTTTLEHSSVDRTLDVLAARGWQVVRVPCGPDGLVPAAAVADALTDDTRLVAVNAAQNEIGTLQPWARIAAACRERGIVCHVDAAQAAGKVPLDFRADGIGLLALSAHKIYGPKGAGALIVRARDPRVELRPQITGGSQERGLR